Proteins encoded by one window of Vibrio panuliri:
- the mrcB gene encoding penicillin-binding protein 1B, whose amino-acid sequence MTNKTTKTPRKPAAKKTPAKRRKTTPKKKSPRGQSSWLKKLWGISWKLALVGMAVMLFIGIYLDSLVKQKFEGQLFELPTVVYARILNLAPGDDISIQEVRNELDVLNYRKVRQPKYAGEYSSSSTKIELIRRPFEFNDGPEAERRVMLHFDSNGLSRIQSLDKPGDLGYLRIEPKMLGMLEKNRDEQRLFLRREQFPEVMVDALLVTEDRDFYHHDGVSPIAIARAMVVNLKAGRTVQGGSTLTQQLAKNLFLTSDRTLWRKIREAYIAIILDYRYDKDRILEAYLNEVYLGQSGGEAVHGFGLAARLYFGQPIQELRIDQLALLVGMVKGPSYYNPVRYPDRAKTRRDLVLRLMMQQGYLTASEFDEAASRPLDIQDNPRIASRQPAYFQQLNIELKEKVGGAFEADKGLRVFTSLDPVSQHELEKAIEKKIPQLAKVAGKNLEGAAIAVDRHSGEIRAMVGGKRTGYDGFNRALNASRQIGSLAKPAVYLTALQQPERYSLATTLNDQPLSLKGSKGNVWTPRNYDRKYRGDVPLYLALAKSLNVPTVQLGMQLGIPQVMDTFTKLGVDKQEIRPVPSMFLGSFSLTPFQVAQMYQTLTNSGKQAKLSALRSVVDMEGNVLYQSLPKAQQTVDQRAAWLTTYAMKRGVAEGTGRFLNSQFASSALAGKTGTSNDTKDSWFVGIDGREVTTIWLGRDDNKSIKLTGSSGALRVYAEYLQHRIPNKLVLPWPKGISTFGFAKSANGDLVLDCDNNFRLPVWDEHDKFQQECNNQPADWLKKIFTW is encoded by the coding sequence ATGACAAATAAAACAACCAAAACGCCACGCAAACCTGCCGCAAAGAAAACGCCAGCGAAGCGTCGTAAAACTACCCCCAAGAAGAAATCACCCCGAGGACAGTCGTCATGGTTGAAGAAATTATGGGGAATCAGTTGGAAGCTGGCCTTAGTGGGTATGGCTGTCATGCTGTTTATTGGTATCTATCTTGATAGCTTGGTTAAGCAGAAATTTGAAGGGCAGTTGTTTGAGTTGCCAACGGTCGTTTACGCACGGATCCTAAACCTTGCGCCAGGGGATGACATCAGCATCCAAGAAGTGCGCAACGAACTGGATGTTCTGAACTATCGTAAAGTTCGTCAACCTAAGTATGCGGGTGAATACTCGTCATCTTCGACCAAGATAGAGCTGATTCGTCGACCTTTTGAGTTCAATGATGGTCCAGAGGCGGAACGTCGCGTCATGCTGCATTTTGACAGCAATGGCTTGAGTCGAATTCAGTCGCTGGATAAGCCGGGAGATCTGGGCTACCTGCGTATCGAACCTAAAATGCTTGGCATGTTAGAAAAGAACCGAGATGAGCAGCGGCTCTTTTTGCGTCGTGAGCAGTTCCCTGAAGTGATGGTTGATGCTTTGCTGGTAACAGAAGATCGCGATTTCTATCATCATGACGGGGTTTCGCCAATTGCCATTGCGCGTGCCATGGTGGTTAACCTCAAAGCTGGTCGCACCGTTCAAGGTGGTAGTACCTTGACTCAGCAGTTAGCTAAGAACCTATTTTTAACCAGTGATCGCACGTTGTGGCGGAAAATTCGTGAGGCGTACATTGCGATCATTCTTGACTACCGTTATGACAAAGACCGGATTCTGGAAGCGTATCTAAACGAAGTCTATTTAGGGCAGAGCGGTGGCGAAGCGGTACATGGATTTGGTCTTGCCGCACGTTTGTATTTTGGACAACCGATTCAAGAACTGCGTATCGATCAACTTGCTTTGTTAGTTGGTATGGTGAAAGGGCCTTCTTATTACAATCCAGTCCGTTACCCAGACAGAGCTAAAACACGCCGAGACTTAGTGCTACGTTTGATGATGCAACAAGGTTACCTCACCGCGAGTGAGTTTGACGAGGCGGCAAGTCGCCCATTGGATATTCAAGATAATCCTCGCATCGCCAGCCGACAGCCTGCATATTTTCAACAGTTGAATATTGAACTAAAAGAAAAGGTAGGCGGCGCATTTGAGGCAGATAAAGGTTTAAGAGTCTTTACCTCACTGGACCCGGTCTCACAACATGAACTTGAAAAAGCGATTGAGAAGAAGATCCCACAGTTGGCAAAAGTAGCGGGTAAGAACTTAGAAGGGGCCGCGATCGCGGTTGACCGACATAGTGGTGAAATTCGTGCCATGGTTGGTGGCAAGCGCACGGGCTACGATGGGTTTAACCGAGCGCTTAATGCTAGTCGCCAAATTGGCTCACTGGCAAAGCCGGCTGTGTATTTGACGGCATTACAACAGCCAGAGCGTTACAGCTTAGCTACCACGTTAAATGACCAACCACTGAGCCTAAAAGGTTCAAAAGGCAACGTTTGGACGCCTCGTAACTATGACCGTAAATATCGTGGTGATGTGCCTTTGTATCTTGCGCTAGCCAAATCCTTGAATGTACCCACAGTCCAGTTGGGTATGCAGCTAGGTATTCCTCAAGTGATGGATACTTTTACCAAGCTTGGCGTAGATAAGCAGGAAATTCGTCCTGTACCATCGATGTTCCTTGGGTCATTCAGTCTTACGCCATTCCAAGTGGCGCAGATGTACCAGACGCTAACCAACTCTGGTAAGCAGGCCAAACTATCTGCTTTGCGCTCTGTGGTCGATATGGAAGGTAATGTGCTGTATCAATCTCTACCCAAAGCGCAGCAAACGGTTGATCAGCGCGCGGCATGGCTGACCACTTACGCGATGAAGCGAGGCGTGGCAGAGGGAACGGGTCGCTTCTTAAATAGCCAGTTCGCATCCTCAGCTCTAGCGGGAAAAACGGGTACCAGTAATGACACGAAAGACAGTTGGTTTGTGGGGATTGATGGACGGGAAGTGACCACCATTTGGCTAGGACGCGATGACAATAAATCCATCAAACTTACGGGCTCAAGCGGCGCTTTACGAGTTTATGCCGAGTACTTACAACATCGTATCCCTAACAAATTAGTTCTCCCTTGGCCGAAGGGTATTTCGACATTTGGTTTTGCTAAAAGTGCTAACGGTGATTTAGTCCTTGATTGTGATAACAATTTTAGGCTGCCAGTTTGGGATGAACATGATAAGTTTCAGCAAGAGTGTAATAATCAGCCTGCGGATTGGTTAAAGAAAATCTTTACCTGGTAG